Below is a genomic region from Candidatus Eremiobacteraceae bacterium.
TCTTGAAGTACTGCGTCCTTATTTTCTTCTTGTCATAGATATGGAAGACAATCCCGTTGGCCCGGGCCCAAGTCATCGCGGCACGCAGCGCCGGCCTTAACTCCCGCCAGTTTATGCGGAGGTAGGTCCGCGTCTTGACCTCCACGAGGATGCCGTTGGGGCCCGCCCCTTTTGGTCGGTGCTTAAAGCGGGCACGACCGTCGGGCGTGTAGTTGTGCTTCTTGCCGTCCGCGCCAATGTAAGGGATTTTGAGAGGCTGCTGAACATAGTCGATCACGTTGGGATCGAACTCCCAAGTCCGAAACAGGTCGCGCTCCACGGGCGACTCGGCTTCCACTATGCGCCCGGTCTTTTCGCTTTTGAAGCGTGAGATGGAGGTCGTGGCGCTCTTTTTGATACGTCGCGTCGCCTTCATGACTCTCAGCGTAACGTACTATTGAGGGTTAATCAAACAGAACGACGATGGCCACGAGGGAGTGGAGACCATTCCGGGAGAGGATGCGGGAGGACCGGACGGGTCTGGGACACAGCTTGGAGGCAATGGTGATGTGTCGCGGATGACGTGAGGACGTTAGCGCATTTGTGACCGACGTGCAGGATGTTAGCGCATTTGTGACGCGGCGATTAGCGCAACTCTGACCATCGTTACGCTTGGAGGACGGCGGCTTTTAGCGTTATTTATGACTTCCTACAGCGGCGGGTCCGTGCCGCGGCCGGGAGAGGTCTCGCTCGCCAACGGCGGCGTGCTCTTCCTCGACGAGCTGCCGGAATTTCCGCGCAGCGCATTGGAGGTGTTGCGCCAGCCACTCGAAGACGGCGCGGTCACCGTCACGCGGACGGCAGCCACCGTCACCTATCCGGCGAAGTTCATGCTCATCGCCAGTTTGAATCCGTGTCCCTGCGGCTATAACGGCGATCGCCTGCGAGGCTGCACGTGCTCGCCGCACGCCATCCGCAAATATCTTTCCAAGGTTTCGGGTCCGCTGCTCGATCGCATCGATTTGCATGTCGATGTGCCGCGCCTGCCCTACGAAGACATCGCAAGTCAAGGCCGCGCGGAATCTTCGGCAGCGGTGCGGGCACGAGTTGAAGCGGCGCGCGTTCTACAACGTGCGCGTCTCGGCGGCGAAGGCTCTAACGCGCTCATGCAGGTCAAGCGTCTGCGCGACGCATGCGCGCTGGACGATGCCGGGCTCTCGCTCTTGGGCGCGGCCGTCTCGCGCCTGCATCTTTCCGCGCGCGCTCACGACCGCATCCTCCGCGTTTCGCGCACCATCGCCGACCTGGCCGCAAGCGAACGCGTCACTGCCGAACATCTAGCCGAAGCGATCGGTTATCGTTCGCTCGACCGCTCGCTCTGGGCAGTCTGAAAGTTTCCGGCTGCGCGGGCGGTGAGCGCTACGGGGATGCCAAAAAACAACGTGTGCCCCACGAGCACCGTGAAGAAATTCGAGATCGTCATCCCACCGTGCGTGGCGCGCCCGAGCGGCACCAACACCCACAGCATGACGATCATCACCACAACGCCGAACGCCGCGCCCCACACGAGGCTGACGAGCAGATCAAGTGCGAGACCAATCCCGACCGAGCCGAATCCGCCGGCATAGGCGTCTTTTCCCAATAGGTTCGACGCATCCCATTGGAAAAGTCTGAGCGGTGAGATTCCGTGTACTTGATAGACGCCGCTCATGTAGACGTCGATCGCCGGTACCTCGCGAAATTATATTGTCACATCCTAGCACAAGAAGCTGAAATCGTCTCGGCCATTTCGACGAATGCTCGTACATTCTCCGGAATGTGCGACTATAGGAGGTCCGGTTCGGTGACACGCAGCCAGAAATATGCCGCATTTCGCGCGCTTCACGATCGCCCCGGGGCGTTCGTCATCCCCAATCCGTGGAACGCTGGAACTGCACGAATTCTCCACGCGCTCGGATTTGAAGCGCTCGCGACGACCAGCGCCGGCTACGCATTTTCCGTCGGACGCCGCGATTCCGCGGCCGGGTTGTCGCGCGCCGAGATACTGTCAAACGCGAAAGAGATCGTGGACGCCACCGAGTTGCCGGTGTCGGCCGATCTAGAGGACGGATTTGGCCGCTCGCCTGACGATTGCGCGACAACCATTCGGCTCGCGTCGGAAATCGGGTTGGCCGGAGGATCGATCGAGGACGCCACCGGCGATCCCAACGATCCCATCTACGAGCTCCATCTCGCAGTCGAACGGGTGGCGGCTGCGGCGAAGGCGGCGCACGATTGTCAGTTCGTGCTGACGGCAAGAGCCGAGAATTTCCTTTGGAGCCGGCCGGACCTCGACGACACCATCCGCCGGCTGCAGTTGTTCGTCGAGGCCGGCGCCGACGTCGTCTATGCGCCGGGATTGGCAAGTCTCGAAGCCATCCGGACGGTTTGCGCGTCGGTGTCCAAGCCCGTCAATGTGGTCATGGGCTTGAAGGGCGCTGCGTTTTCGGTCGAACAACTTGCTTCGGTCGGAGTAAAGCGGATCAGCGTCGGCGGTTCTTTTGCCCGCGCCGCTCTTGGCGCGTTCGTGCGAGCAGCGCGCGAAGTGAAAGACAAAGGAACGTTCACGTATGCAACAGAGGCCATTTCTCACGCTGATGTGAGCGCGTACATGGTGAACATGCAGCGGTAGGCAAAGGGTCTAAAGTCCAAAGGTGGCCATTTCACGCGCGCGAAGCGTCGCCGCATGCGTGCCATCAAATTGTTCGTTGTCTTAGCACCGCTGCTGTTGATCTCGTGCCATGGCGCCGGCGTTTCGCCGTCGACGCCGGCATCGGTCGGTTTGCAATCGCATGCGGCGCCACCCGATATAGTGCAATCGGGCGACGGTTCGCAGTTCATAATGGCGGATCCGATCAGTTGCTGCGTCACGAACCTTATCGCCGGCCCGAACGGCACCATCTGGTATACCGACAATCCCGACAATTTGCTTGGGCGCGTCGATATGGCGCACCATGCGTCCACGTACCCGGTGCCGGAGGGAACTAGGGCGGAGTTCATCAGCGTTGGGCCGGGTAATCTGTTGTGGGTCACGACCATCGGAGAATCTCTCCCCGAGGCGATATTGAGAGTGACCCACTCCGGTGGCGTGACTATTTTCCACGCTCGCTGCGCATCGGGAACGTTCAACAACATCGTCAACGGGCCTGATGGAAACGTCTGGATCGGCGTCGAGCAGCCGATAGTCTTGCGCATGACGCTGAACGGCGTTGCGACGTGCTTCCCGACCACGGGATTCACGGAAACCGTTGCGGCCGGTCCCGATGGGAACGTGTGGTTCACCGAAGAGACCAGCACGGGAACGCTTATCGGAAAATCCACGCCGTCGGGCACGGTGACCGAATACCCCGATCCAAACGTTTGCCGCAGTTCGCTCGTCGGCGCTGGTGACGGATTTCTATACGCTGGGTGCAGCACCGGACTTGTCCGCATTTCGCCGTCCGATGGTCACGAGCAACTGTTGGGGGCCGTTCAGCCATACAGCAACTTGGCCACGGCGGGTACCGGCGACAACGCCGTGCTCTACTATTCGGTCCTTCCAAACCACCTTCGGACCAGGCACCTCGCAACGGGGAAGGTGGATGACGACGACCTTCCGTCAGGTCAGAGTGCTCCACTCAGTGTGGCGGCTGGACCCGACGGAAATCTATGGTACTTCGCGCTCCAAAGTGGAATCGGCGTCGACGTTTTGCGGATCCTGACCGCCAGTCCGCTGAGCTTGGATCTTTCCGTGGGGCAAACGCAAATCGTCACAGCATCCGAAACTAATCGTCCGCTGAGATCGCTAGCTGCCAGAGCGTTGAATGGACGGGTTGCGACGGTTGTGAAGGGTCAGTCGCCGGGCGAGTTCAGCGTCACCGGGCAAGCCGTGGGTTCCAACCGCATCAGAATCACCGATCAAGATCGCAATCACGTCGATATTTCGGTCACGCTGCACTAGAGCTAGAGCTGGGAGCAGGCGACGTGCTCGGACTCGAATCAGTGCTGGAGTATTCCGACAATAGGGGAGCAGAATACGAGCTTGCGGACGGCTCGACATTTGGCCTTTGGGGCGGCGGCGGAATGGTGATGCCGTTCCAGCCCAGCAACGGGATCTTGTTCGCGGTCGACGATCTCGATGCTGCAGTCGCGGCGGTGAAAGCGCGCAGCATTCCCGTGCTCATGGAGCACGAGACACCCGTCTGCTTCTTGGCGATGATCAACGATACCGAGGGCAACAGCGTCACCTTGCACAAGCGCAAGGCTGTGTAGCGGCGCGCCTACTTCTTCACGGTGGCCGGGGCCGGGTTGGCTGCGTTGAACGCGGCGTAGGCCTTGGCGTCTGCAAGCAACTGCTCCACACAAGGTGCGATGTGCTCGTAGCGGTAGGCACCCGAGAGCAGATTCACATCGCCGATCTCGTTGCTGATTAGGAAAGTGGGTACGACCGAGACCGGCAACGCCCGATATTCGGCTGTCGTCGCGCGGATGCGTTCGGCCACCGCCGGATCGTCCACGGCTTTGTGCAGGCGCGCGGGGTCCAGGCCCGATGCCGCGGCCGCGACCCGTTCCGAAATGTCGCGGTGCTGTACGTGCTGACCGTCGATCATACCGGCCTTCGACAGCGCGAGCCGTACTTTGTCGTCGACCGCGCCTAGCGACCGCGCTGCCTCGGCGACGAGATTGGGCCACCATGTGGCGTCGGATTTCGATTCAAGCCACACATCGTTGAGTTGCATGCCGGTCATGGATTTCGAGCGCGCGTAGTACCACGCGAGATCCTCGTTGGAATAATCTAGGGGTTTGCTGTCTCTGAGCACCGCGAGGCGCCACTCGAAGTCGAGATCCGATCCGAACTTCGTTCGAACTTTTTCGAGCGAAGCTTCGGCGAACGTGCACCACGACGAGAGGATATCTAAGTAGTAGACGATTTTAACTGCAGCCATGCCCGGATGTTTTGGGGGCGGCGTCGCTTGCCCTACTGCCGGACGCGCCGTCTTTGTGACGATGTGGAGCGCTTCGGCGCGGCAAGACGGATGGGGGACA
It encodes:
- a CDS encoding DsbA family protein, which translates into the protein MAAVKIVYYLDILSSWCTFAEASLEKVRTKFGSDLDFEWRLAVLRDSKPLDYSNEDLAWYYARSKSMTGMQLNDVWLESKSDATWWPNLVAEAARSLGAVDDKVRLALSKAGMIDGQHVQHRDISERVAAAASGLDPARLHKAVDDPAVAERIRATTAEYRALPVSVVPTFLISNEIGDVNLLSGAYRYEHIAPCVEQLLADAKAYAAFNAANPAPATVKK
- a CDS encoding TnsA endonuclease N-terminal domain-containing protein, with the protein product MKATRRIKKSATTSISRFKSEKTGRIVEAESPVERDLFRTWEFDPNVIDYVQQPLKIPYIGADGKKHNYTPDGRARFKHRPKGAGPNGILVEVKTRTYLRINWRELRPALRAAMTWARANGIVFHIYDKKKIRTQYFK
- a CDS encoding ATP-binding protein, translated to MTSYSGGSVPRPGEVSLANGGVLFLDELPEFPRSALEVLRQPLEDGAVTVTRTAATVTYPAKFMLIASLNPCPCGYNGDRLRGCTCSPHAIRKYLSKVSGPLLDRIDLHVDVPRLPYEDIASQGRAESSAAVRARVEAARVLQRARLGGEGSNALMQVKRLRDACALDDAGLSLLGAAVSRLHLSARAHDRILRVSRTIADLAASERVTAEHLAEAIGYRSLDRSLWAV
- a CDS encoding isocitrate lyase/phosphoenolpyruvate mutase family protein, yielding MTRSQKYAAFRALHDRPGAFVIPNPWNAGTARILHALGFEALATTSAGYAFSVGRRDSAAGLSRAEILSNAKEIVDATELPVSADLEDGFGRSPDDCATTIRLASEIGLAGGSIEDATGDPNDPIYELHLAVERVAAAAKAAHDCQFVLTARAENFLWSRPDLDDTIRRLQLFVEAGADVVYAPGLASLEAIRTVCASVSKPVNVVMGLKGAAFSVEQLASVGVKRISVGGSFARAALGAFVRAAREVKDKGTFTYATEAISHADVSAYMVNMQR